Genomic window (Lewinellaceae bacterium):
CCTCGTCGCGGTAGGCCGTCAGGGGGATTTTTCCTATGACTTTCACATAAACAGTGCGGTTGTTCATTGGGTTGAGCACTTCGATGATAGAATTTTTCGGAGCATAGCTGTGCAAGCCGTAAAGGTCGGAATCTTCCTTGCTTTCCTTTTGCCAGACGGCGACGCCCTGGCTGTCGTATTGCCGTTTGTTGACGGATTCGTACTGGTAAATTTTGCGCAGGGCGGCGTTGCGCCGGGCGAGCGGGCCGCCGGCGTGTTGCCGCAGGCTGTCGGGAACGCCGAAGACGCTGATCCATCCGACGTGCAGTTGCTGGCCCTCCTTTAGGCTATAATCGGCAAGGTTGTTGCGCGCCATTACCAGCTCTATCGGCATGCGGAAATAAACTTTGGCGATGCGAAACAAGGTGTCGCCTTTTTTAACCACGTAAAACACCGGGACATTTTCGTTGGGCCGGAAGCCGGATTCCATATACCGTTTGATGGCGGCATTCGGGATGGGCACCCGGATGGGCATGCCGATCTTCACGGTCTGGTCTTTCAACCCGGGGTTGAAATAATAAAGCTCCTCAACCGACAGGCCGTAAAACTGGGCCAGCGAATAGAGGGTCTGCTTGGGCGCCATGAAGTGTTCGAAGAATTTTTCCTCGAAGGCCCCAATGCTCAGAAATATGGTATCTTTAGCGGTCAGGTAGCTCAGGCTGTCGCCGGTTGCCGATGATGGCCTGCCGGAAAAAAGCAGGAGCGCGAAGAACAAGAATTTTCTCATAGTGTTTCAAGCTTATTTACTCGCAAATATATGAAAACCGTAGGTATCATTCCCGCTCGTTTTGCTTCTTCCCGTTTTCCGGGCAAACCTTTGGTGGAAATCGACGGCAAATCGGTGCTTCAGCGGGTCTACGAGCAGGCCCAGCGCGCCCGCCGCCTGGACGGCCTCCTCGTAGCCACCGACGACGCCCGCATCCGGGAGCACGTGGAGGGCTTCGGAGGCAACGTGGTGATGACGGCTGCCCACCACCGCAGTGGCACGGAGCGCTGCGCTGAAGCTGCCGCCCGCCTGGACGATGCCGGCGCCATCATCAATATTCAGGGAGATGAGCCTTTCATCGCCCCGGAACAGATCGACCTCGTGGTGGAACCTTTGGCCCGCAGGCAGGCGGTGCAGATCAGCACGCTGGCGAAAAGGATAGAAAAACAGGACGAGTTGAACAACCCCAATGTGGTGAAGGTGGTTTTCGGCCGGCTGCAGATGGCTTTGTATTTCAGCCGCAGCACCATTCCTTATCTTCGGGATGTGCCCCCGGCGGATTGGCTGGCGCACGCACAATATTACAAACACATTGGTTTGTACGGGTTCCGCCGGGAGGTGTTGCTGGAATTGGCCAAGCTGCCGCCTTCCAATTATGAGCGTTGGGAATCGCTGGAACAGCTCCGCTGGCTGGAGTTTGGCTTTTCCATTTTTGTCAACCTGACCGAAAAGGAAACAATCGGCATCGATACGCCGGAAGACCTGGCGCGGGCTATAGATATGATAAAACCGGAGGAATGAATTTTTGCAGCCATTGCGGGTCGGATCAACTGGAGTTCAGGGTGCCGGAAGGAGATAACCGCCCGAGGCATATCTGCTCCAACTGCGGCGCCATTCACTACTCCAACCCCAAGATTGTCACCGGCTGCCTGCCGGTTTGGGAAAACAAAGTCTTGCTGGCCAGGCGCGCCATCGAACCGAGAAAGGGCTACTGGAATGTGCCCAGCGGATATATGGAAAATGGAGAAACCGTAGAGCAGGGTGCCGAAAGGGAGGTATGGGAAGAAACCCTGGCAAAGGTGAAGGGGCTCCACCTGCACACCGTTTTCAGCATTCCCCACATCAACCAGGTGTACATCCATTTTCTGGCAGAGCTGGGCAGCCCGGAATTCGGGGTAGGAGAGGAGTCGCTCGATGTACGGCTGTTTGCCGAAGAGGAGATTCCCTGGAAGGAGATCGCGTTCGCCTCCTCGGTTTTCACCCTGGAACATTACTTCGAAGACCGGCGCAAGGGGCGCAGGGCAGTACATACTGGCGTAATGGAGTGGCGGTAAGCAGAAAATATCTTCGGCTTAAATTGTCCTTCAGATACACCCAACGTTTTCAACTCCAACTGTAGTCTTCTTTAAAAATGTTATGAGAAGACTATTTTTATTTTTATCCGTTCTTACTGCCTGTACGGTGTTGCCCCATATTGCTTGTCGCAACAACAATAACGACGAAGCGCCCGCCCCTTGTTCAAATAAAGGAGCCCTCCTCGGGCCGGACTATCGCCGGTGTGCCTGCTGCGGTGGTTGGTTGATGGAAATATCGGGTGATACGTTGGTTGCCTGGGCAGTACCTGAAACGTTTACCCGGGACATCCAACCTGAAGAGTTGCCGTTGCCGGTGTTTTTGGAATGGAAAGATGTGGCAGGGCCATGCCAGGGAGGGGTGATCGAAGTGGAATGCATCCGAAGGAGGTGATTACAGGAACCCGCCATGAAACCCAATCGGCAGGAGCGCCTTTCCCGAATCCAGCCAATACACCTCGCCTTCAGACCCCTGCAGGATAACGATCATATTTTTTTTCTGCCGGTCTTCCGTTTCGCTGATGACCTGCCGGCAGGCCCCGCAGGGAGAGGCCGGTTGGGCAATGGCTTTTTTATCGCTTTGGACCGTCACGGCAATGGCCCGGACGGCAGCCCCGGGATGCTGCATGGCTGCGTTGCCGAGCGCCGTCCGCTCGGCGCAGATGCACATGGAATAGGCGGCGTTCTCCAGGTTGGCGCCCTGTACGACCGCGCCGTTGTCCAATAGTGCCGCTGCGCCCACCCGAAAATTGGAATAGGGAGCATAAGCCAGATTTCTGGCGGCCCGGGCGCTTTCCAGTAAATTTTGGTATTCGACGGGGAGTTCTTTGGCCGATTCGTAGACTTTAATTTTCGTGCTGATCGTTATTTCTTTCATTGCTTTACCTGAAGTAAATAAAACAGTATATTGCGCTTTTGCTCTATCCGAAACAAGCAAATTACCTCATTGTTAAGACAAAACCAACTTATGAACAGCATATTGATTATCGGCGCAGGGCGTTCTGCCACTGCATGCATCAAATATGTGCTGGAAAAGGCCAGGGAGCGGAACTGGTTTGTCACCGTTGCCGACGCCGACCCTCAACTGGCCGACGCCAAGGTAGCCGGGCACCCCAACGGCCGCGCCACCTGGCTGGATGTACTGAAAGTCAATGACCGGCGGGAATTGATCGGCCGGGCAGATGTGGTCGTTTCTCTCCTTCCTGCCCACCTTCACCTGGAAGTGGCGCACGACTGCATCAAGCTGAAGAAGCACCTTATCACCGCCTCTTACGTTTCCCAGGAAATGTACCGGCTGGGCGACGAAGCCCGCGACCGGGAACTGATTTTCATGGGGGAGATGGGGCTGGATCCCGGCATCGACCACATGTCCGCCATGAGGCAGATCGCCCGCATCAAGGCGGAGGGCGGAAAGGTGACTGCCTTCCGCTCCTATACCGGCGGGTTGGTCGCTCCGGAGAGCGACGACAACCCCTGGAATTATAAATTTACCTGGAATCCACGCAATGTGGTGCTCTCCGGGCAGGGCACCGCTCAGTACCTGGAGGATGGCAAGTTTAGGTTTATCCCCTATAACCGCCTTTTTGTAGAATACCGCACTGTACAGGTTCCGGGAATGGGCGAGTACGAGGCTTACGCCAACCGGGACTCTCTGCTGTACCGGGAGGTTTATGGCCTGGCCGGCATCCCGAATATCCTGAGAGGGACCATGCGCACCAAAGGGTTCTGCGAAGCCTGGAATGCGCTGGTCAAGATCGGCCTGACCGACGGCGGTTACCCGATCGTCGATTCTGACAAGCTGACCTACCACGAATTGATGGAAGGTTACCTCAGCCCGGAAGACAACGCCGGCTCGGTGAAAGACCGAATCGCCCGGCTGATCGGGGAAGAGCCCGACTCGGTGGTGATGAAAAAGCTGGAATGGCTGGGCCTGTTTCGAAAGAAAAAAGTGCGAATACCCAACGCAACGCCGGCTCTGATCCTGGAAAACCTGCTGCTCGATAAATGGAAACTCAAGCCTAAGGACAAGGATATGATCATCATGCAGCACGAATTCGAATACGAGTTGCATGGAAAGCTGAAAGAGGTGGTTTCCACCCTGGTGATGAAGGGAGAGGATGGGCAACACACCGCCATGTCGAAACTAGTAGGCCTGCCAATGGGCATTTTTGTCAAGCTGGTGATGGAAGGCAAGATCACCTCTACGGGCGTCAATATCCCGGTAATGCCTGAGGTGTACGAGCCGGTGCTCGACGAGCTGGAGCAGTTCGGGGTTGTCTTCTCAGAGCATGAAAAAGCATAGCACAAGCTGAAAATCTTTCAACCTCTGTACAGCAGCAATATCCGGGCCCTGCAGCTGTTTCATCTCATGCGGCAGGGCGCCACCATTCTCATTGCCGTTTTCCTGGCGAAAAGCCCTTTGTCTACCGAAGAAATCGGCATCTATGAGATGCTGTTGTACATTGGCTTCACGTTGACGACCTTCTGGGTGACGGGCCTGATGCAGGGCTTCCTGGCCCAGTATCCTCAGCTTCCCAAAGAGCAGCAACCCGTCTTTTTATTCAATGCCTATTTGTTGTTCCTGCTGGCCAGTTCGCTGGTGCTGGCCCTGATGATTTGGGGCAAGGCCGGGATCCTCATTGTGCTGACCGGCCAGCCGGAGTTGCCTTACTACGAGCTGTTTGCCGTGTTTCTGTGGCTGAATGTCCCGGCTTACCTGGTAGAGAACTTCTATCTGGTGCTGCGCAAGCCCAGGTCTATCTTTTGCTTTGGCCTCTTTGCTTTTGGCCTGCAGGCACTGGCGGTGCTGGCCCCGGTTTTCCTGGGCTACGGCCTGTTGTGGAGTTTTTACGCCCTCCTGGCGCTGGGCATTTTAAAATATGCCTGGCTGGCCTTGCAACTGGCGCGCTGGGGCGCTTTTAAGCTCGACGTGGGGCTGGCTCTGCGCTGGGCTTCTCTCAGCATCCCGCTGATGCTCTACGCCCTGATGGGCAGCTTCAACCAATCATTCGACAACTGGCTGGTCAACTTCTGGTTTAAAGGCGACGAACACGCCTTTGCCATCTTCCGCTATGGCGCCCGGGAACTACCCCTGGCCCTGGCCCTCACCAATGCCTTTAGCTCCGCTATGCTGCCCGAAGTAGCTGCCAACCTGCCAGTTGCCCTGGCCTCCATCAGGAAAAAATCCCTGAAACTTTTTCACCTGCTCTTCCCCTTGTCTATCGGGCTGGCCCTTGCCAGCGGCTGGGTCTTCCCCCTGGTTTTTAATGAAGATTTCCGCGCCAGCGTCCCTGTTTTTAACCTCTTCCTGCTGGTATTGGTGAGCCGCCTCATTTTCTCCCGGACCATCCTGGTGGGCCTGAACGCCAACCGCATGATCTTTTACATCTCCATCCTGGAGCTGGCCTTCAACGTCGCCCTCAGTTTTGCCCTGGTTCCCTTTCTGGGCCTTTCGGGTATCGCCATCGGCACCGTGGCGGCCTACTCCCTGGAAAAAGCGCTGCTTTGCTGGTATCTTTACCGCAAATTCGGCATCGGCATCGGCCAGTATACGGATATGCGTTGGTATCTTGCTTATTCGGCCCTGCTGATACTAAGTTTTGTGGCGGCCTTCCTGAGGTGACGCTTCCGCTTCTGCTCCTCCATCGCCAAAGAAGTGTCGCCTCCATAAGAAAACCCCCTGAAAAAAAAAACACAGTCAACGCCATTTAAAAAAAAACTACCTCATGATCCAATACCGCACCCCCAACGTCACCGTCTTCGAAAGCGCCCTCTACCGCACCACCAGCACCGTTCTTCAGACAGAGGACATTGTGCTTGTCGTAGACCCCAGCTGGTTGCCGGCAGAGGTCAGCCGCATCCGGCAGTTCGTGCAGGAGAGTCGACGCGGCAGACCTCTGTACCTGCTCTTCACCCATTCCGACTACGACCACATCCTGGGCTGGCAGGCTTTTCCGGAGGCCACTGCAATCGCTTCCAAAGCCTTTGTCAACAACCCAAACAAGGAAGAAACCCTGGAGCAAATCCGGCAGTTCGATGAGGAGTACTACATCCGCCGAAATTACCCCATTGCTTATCCGGAAGTAGACATTGTAATCTCCGAAGACGGGCAGGTAGCTGAGCTGGGGCAGACCCGCATGCGCTTTTTCCCGGCGCCTGGCCATACCGCCGACGGCTTGTTTACCCTGGTAGAAAACACCGCCACCTGGATTGCCGGCGATTACCTCAGCAATATGGAGTTCCCTTTTGTTTATGACAGCAGCCTCGCCTACGAAGAAACATTGCAGAAAGCCCAACGCATCATTGAAGCGTACGAACCCGCCCTGCTCATTCCCGGCCATGGCGATGCTACTTCCCGCCCGGCTGAAATGCGGTGGCGCTGTACCGAGTCTTTGGAATACCTGCACAACCTCCGGCAAGCCGCCCGCTCCGGCGAGCCGTTTCCCGAGGAGAAACTCTGGAAGCGCTATGGGAATAAAAGGGGGCTGGCCGGGCCGCATCGGGAAAATTTGGAGTTTGTGAGGAAGGAGATGGAGGGTTCTTGAGCTCCCGGAATGTCTTTACATAGCAGCTTTGCCTACCCAATCAACTAATTTTACCAGGCTCATAGTTCTACTTTGTTAACTTAACAGGAGCGCGGACCTCCAGGTCCGCGAAGGCTGCCTTTGGCAGCCCTTTAAAAGGCAATATCGTACTAAAAACCTGCTTCAAGCAGGTTTACGCGGACCTGGAGGTCCGCGCTCCAGGCTCTCCGGCCATGCGGAATTTTAAGTTGACAAAGTAGAAATAGAGACGGTCAACTTATTCAACCAACCCACTAACCCCCATCAAATTCCCCAACCTATAAGCCAGCAACGCCCCCGCCTGCCCATCCCGGGCGTGTCCCAGTCCGGCTACCCCGCACAGGCCGAAACCGATGATCTCCAATTCTGCATCCAGCAGGCGTTTGACGAGGTATAGGGCTTCCTCGATCTCAAAGCCGCCGGGCATGGTGTGGGAAGCATTGGGGCCGTATTGAGGTTTCAGGGCGTCGATGTCGAAACTGAGGTATACCCGATCGGGCAGGCCGCGGATGATGTCGCCGCAGATTTGGCTGAAGGCATGGCCCCGGTAGAGGCGGCGGCGGATGTCATGATCGTGGAAAACGGAGATGTGCTCCCGGCTGTGGGCCGTTTTTTCTTCCTGCGGGAAAGCGCAGCGGATGCCGGCCAGGGAGAGCTGTTTCAGGCTATCGAAGTGCAGGGCATGAGCAAACAGGGTTTCCGGAGAACAAGCCGGGCCGGGCCAGGAAGCATTCAACCCCATGCGGGCGCCGAGGTGCAGAATGCCGAACTCCGTGTACCGCTCGGCCAGCGCCTGCAGCAGGCCCAATTGGGCGCTGCTGTCTCCTCCGATGAGGCCTACCCGTTTTTTCTGATCCAGCAGAGCATTGGCCTCCTGTTTGAGCCATTTTTGCAAAACGGCAATTTCTTTGTCGATCTCTTCGAAAGAAGTTTGTACATAACCGTCTTTGGGGGAGGCTTTTCCGTTTTCAGCAAAAAGAGTGACGGACGCCGTTTTTTCCAGAAGTTGGCGGCACCGCTCCGCCATAGGCTCTTCGGGCAGCCGCAGGCACAGGCCAGCCTGCGGCGCATCCGGGTCGTAGGGAGACAGGAGGTAAGAAGCCTCCAGGATGTTGGCGGCGGCGGTTGAGGCGTTGCTGTCCAAATGGATGCCGCTGCCCCAGGGGGCGGAAAGCAGCACCACTTCCGCTTCTGCTTCGGTAAAGGGCAGGCCCATGAAGTGGCCGTTGCGTTGGCGGGGCGCGTCGGGGTTGAATTTTCCGGCCTTCTCGGCTTTGTTCATAGTATGAGGGATTATGATGTTGGCAAGATATTTATACGGGCTTTTGATTTTACTTGTTGCATGGCCCAATTGCCGCTTCAAAATAACTACATTTGCGTGAAAATAGGCAAGAACTAAAATTCTGATTTGTGTTATGTCAAAAGTCCTGATCATTGGCGCAGGCGGAGTAGGGCGGGTAGTCGCCTACAAATGCGCCCAGCACCCGGAAGTTTTTTCGGAAATCCTGCTGGCCAGCCGCACCCAGTCCAAATGCGACGACATCGTTGCGGATGTGAAACGAGATACCGGCCATTCCAAAATGCAAACGGCGAAAGTGGATGCCGGCAATGTGCCCGAGTTGGTGCAGTTGATCCGAAAATTTGAGCCGAAGATGGTCATCCACGTGGCCCTGCCTTATCAGGACCTGACCATCATGGACGCCTGCCTGGAAACCGGCGTGCACTACCTCGATACGGCCAATTATGAGCCTAAAGACGAGGCCAAGTTCGAATACAGCTGGCAATGGGCCTATCAGGACAGGTTTAAAGAAAAAGGCCTGCTGGCAGTGCTGGGCTGTGGCTTCGACCCGGGAGTGACCAGCATCTTTACCGCCCGTGCCGCCAAACACCATTTCGATGAAATCCATTACCTGGACATCGTCGATTGCAATGCCGGCGATCACGGAAAGGCATTCGCCACCAACTTCAACCCGGAGATCAACATCCGCGAGGTCACTCAGAAAGGGCGTTATTACGAAAACGGCAAATGGGTGGAAACCGAGCCCCACGAGATCAGCAGAATGCTGACCTACCCGGAGATCGGGCCGAAGAACTCCTTCGTCATTTACCACGAAGAGCTGGAATCGCTGGTCAAGAACTTCCCCACGCTCAAGCGCGCCCGCTTTTGGATGACCTTCGGCGAAGAATACCTTACCCACCTGCGGGTGATCCAGAATATCGGCATGTCCCGCATCGACCCGGTCAAATACAAAGGGGTGGATGTCATCCCTCTGGAATTCCTCAAAGCAGTGTTGCCCGACCCGGGCGAACTGGGAGAGAACTATACCGGACATACCTCCATCGGCTGCCGCATCCGGGGCATTAAGGACGGAAAGGAGCGCACGTACTACATCTGGAACAATTGCAGCCACGAGGCAGCTTATAAGGAGACTGGCGCTCAGGGGGTGTCTTATACCACCGGCGTGCCGGCTGCGCTGGGCGCCATGATGATGCTCGCCGGCAAGTGGGCCGGCCAGGGCGTTTTTAATGTAGAAGAGTTCAACCCGGACCCCTTCCTGGACCAGCTCGGCCAGATGGGCCTGCCCTGGGAGGAGGAGTTTGATTTGGATTTGGAGATGGATTGAGGGGGGGGCAGTGTATCAGTGTATCAGTGTTGCAGTGTATCAGTGTATCAGTGTTGCAATGTTCTCCTAATGTGAAAAGGTGGAACAAGAATTTATGATCGACTATAAAAAGATACCATCCCCGGCATTTGTGCTGGACGAGAAGCTGCTGCGGCAGAACCTGGAGCTGATCCGGGGCGTGCAGGAGCGCGCCGGGGTGTCCATCATTCTGGCGCTGAAGGGGTTTTCCATGTGGAAGGTGTTTCCCATGGTAGCCGAATACCTGAAGGGGGCGACAGCCAGCTCGTTGCATGAAGCGCGGCTGATCTACGAGGAGATGGGCGTACGGGCCCATACGTATTCCCCCGCCTATATTCCGGAGGAGTTTGAAGAGATCAAACGCTACAGCAGCCACCTTACGTTCAACTCCCTGAACCAGTATCACTTGTATAAGGAGAAGTTGGCAGGCGCCTCCCACCAGATTTCCCCTGGCCTGCGGGTCAACCCCGAGTATTCGGAAGTAGAGGTAGACTTGTACAACCCCGCTGCTAAAGGCTCCCGCCTGGGCGAAGCGCCGGACAATTTCGGCGATTCGCTGCCGGCAGGCATCGAGGGGCTGCACTTCCACACCCTCTGCGAATCCTCCTCCTACGACCTGGAGAAGGTGCTGGCGGCTTTCGAAAAGCACTACAGCCGTTTCTTCCCGCAACTCAAGTGGGTAAACTTCGGCGGAGGCCACCTGATGACCCGCCAGGGGTACGACATCGATCACCTCGTCGGGCTTTTGAAGGCCTTCCGGGAGAAGCATGGCCTGGAAGTCATCCTGGAGCCAGGCAGCGCCATCGCCTGGGAAACCGGAGACCTGGTTTCCACAGTGCTGGATATTACTAACAACCGGGGCGTTAAAACCGCCATCGTCGACGTATCCTTCACCGCTCACATGCCGGACACACTAGAGATGCCCTACCGCCCCCGCATTGCAGGCGCTACTGACGTCCAGCCCGGCAAGCCTGCCTACCGCATCGGCGGCGTCAGTTGCCTGGCCGGCGATTATATGGAGGCTTATTCCTTCGAAAAGGAACTGCAAATAGGCCATCAGGTTATTTTTAAAGACATGATCCATTATACCATGGTGAAAACGAGCACCTTCAATGGCGTCAGGCATCCCAGTATCTGTATCTGGCATGAGGACGGCACCTTAGAAGTAGTGCGGGCGTTCGGTTACGAGGATTTTAAAGGGCGCTTGTCCTAGCCTCGTGTCGCGATCATCCTTGCCTCCGCAGGCAGAAGCCTGCCAGTGCAGGCGAAGGCCTGATCGCAAGATCGCAAGACAGTACGCGAAGTTACTTCGTTGCCGGGCTCTTTGTTGACAGTTGTTCGTTGTTTGTTGCCCGAGCGGTTGGGGTTGTCGAACCAACAACCAACAACAACCAACAAACAACCGAGTTACATCACATCCTGAACCAAGACCCTTGACCATCGACCAGGCATACCACCAACTCACCGCTACCCTGGAAAAGCTCTACGCCCCCGGCGAAGCGAAGAGCATCGCCCGTATCGTTTTTGAAGATGCCTTCAACATCTATAACTTCCGCCGGCAGGACGCCCTGCCTCCCGAACAGGCAACCCACTTACAGCAAATGACTACCCGCTTGCTGGCCCACGAGCCGGTCCAGTACATCCTGGGCATGGCGGATTTTTACGACCTCAAATTCAAAGTTGATGCCCGCGTACTGATCCCCCGCCCGGAAACGGAAGAGCTGGTGCACTGGATGCTGGAAACGCTGGAAAAGAAGGAACTGAAAATACTGGATATCGGCACCGGCAGTGGATGTATCCCCATTGCCCTTAAGAAACACCGCCCGGAATGGGAAGCCTGGGCCATAGACATCAGCCCGGAAGCCCTGGAACTGGCAAAGGAAAACGCCCGGCTGAATGGGGTGGAGGTGTCCTTTCAGCAAGTGGATATTTTGGATGAAGCCCAATGGGCCGGGCTGGGCCGGTTTGATGCCATTGTCAGCAATCCGCCCTATATCCCGGAGCGGGAGGCCGGCCTGATGCCGGAAAACGTGAAGCGCTATGAGCCTCGCCAGGCTTTGTTTGTAGGCAATGAAGACCCTCTGGTCTTTTACCGGGCCATTGCTTTATTGGCCAGCCAGCACCTTCGGCCAAGGGGATGGCTCTTCTTCGAAACCAATGAGTTTAATGCAGCCGAGGTGGCGGAAATTGTTCGCAACCAAGGCTTTAAGGAGGTTGAGTTGAAGCAAGATTTGAGCAAGAAGGAGCGGATGGTGCGGGGGAGGGGGGGTATGATGTTTGATGTTTGATTTGCGATGTGCTGGAGGTGGCCCGCCTGGAAGTTCCCTGCCGGAAGGCCAAAAATCAAACGGGATGGGTATAAAAAGAGCGCTCTAAGGCGAAGCCTTCCCGGAAGGCCCAACCTGGGAAAAAGGTGTCGCCTTCATCTCAGGCT
Coding sequences:
- a CDS encoding LysM peptidoglycan-binding domain-containing protein, with product MRKFLFFALLLFSGRPSSATGDSLSYLTAKDTIFLSIGAFEEKFFEHFMAPKQTLYSLAQFYGLSVEELYYFNPGLKDQTVKIGMPIRVPIPNAAIKRYMESGFRPNENVPVFYVVKKGDTLFRIAKVYFRMPIELVMARNNLADYSLKEGQQLHVGWISVFGVPDSLRQHAGGPLARRNAALRKIYQYESVNKRQYDSQGVAVWQKESKEDSDLYGLHSYAPKNSIIEVLNPMNNRTVYVKVIGKIPLTAYRDEVTVILSPLAAKLLGAIDPRFFVKIKYYR
- the kdsB gene encoding 3-deoxy-manno-octulosonate cytidylyltransferase produces the protein MKTVGIIPARFASSRFPGKPLVEIDGKSVLQRVYEQAQRARRLDGLLVATDDARIREHVEGFGGNVVMTAAHHRSGTERCAEAAARLDDAGAIINIQGDEPFIAPEQIDLVVEPLARRQAVQISTLAKRIEKQDELNNPNVVKVVFGRLQMALYFSRSTIPYLRDVPPADWLAHAQYYKHIGLYGFRREVLLELAKLPPSNYERWESLEQLRWLEFGFSIFVNLTEKETIGIDTPEDLARAIDMIKPEE
- a CDS encoding NUDIX hydrolase: MNFCSHCGSDQLEFRVPEGDNRPRHICSNCGAIHYSNPKIVTGCLPVWENKVLLARRAIEPRKGYWNVPSGYMENGETVEQGAEREVWEETLAKVKGLHLHTVFSIPHINQVYIHFLAELGSPEFGVGEESLDVRLFAEEEIPWKEIAFASSVFTLEHYFEDRRKGRRAVHTGVMEWR
- the cdd gene encoding cytidine deaminase; translated protein: MKEITISTKIKVYESAKELPVEYQNLLESARAARNLAYAPYSNFRVGAAALLDNGAVVQGANLENAAYSMCICAERTALGNAAMQHPGAAVRAIAVTVQSDKKAIAQPASPCGACRQVISETEDRQKKNMIVILQGSEGEVYWLDSGKALLPIGFHGGFL
- a CDS encoding saccharopine dehydrogenase NADP-binding domain-containing protein; its protein translation is MNSILIIGAGRSATACIKYVLEKARERNWFVTVADADPQLADAKVAGHPNGRATWLDVLKVNDRRELIGRADVVVSLLPAHLHLEVAHDCIKLKKHLITASYVSQEMYRLGDEARDRELIFMGEMGLDPGIDHMSAMRQIARIKAEGGKVTAFRSYTGGLVAPESDDNPWNYKFTWNPRNVVLSGQGTAQYLEDGKFRFIPYNRLFVEYRTVQVPGMGEYEAYANRDSLLYREVYGLAGIPNILRGTMRTKGFCEAWNALVKIGLTDGGYPIVDSDKLTYHELMEGYLSPEDNAGSVKDRIARLIGEEPDSVVMKKLEWLGLFRKKKVRIPNATPALILENLLLDKWKLKPKDKDMIIMQHEFEYELHGKLKEVVSTLVMKGEDGQHTAMSKLVGLPMGIFVKLVMEGKITSTGVNIPVMPEVYEPVLDELEQFGVVFSEHEKA
- a CDS encoding polysaccharide biosynthesis C-terminal domain-containing protein, coding for MSTEEIGIYEMLLYIGFTLTTFWVTGLMQGFLAQYPQLPKEQQPVFLFNAYLLFLLASSLVLALMIWGKAGILIVLTGQPELPYYELFAVFLWLNVPAYLVENFYLVLRKPRSIFCFGLFAFGLQALAVLAPVFLGYGLLWSFYALLALGILKYAWLALQLARWGAFKLDVGLALRWASLSIPLMLYALMGSFNQSFDNWLVNFWFKGDEHAFAIFRYGARELPLALALTNAFSSAMLPEVAANLPVALASIRKKSLKLFHLLFPLSIGLALASGWVFPLVFNEDFRASVPVFNLFLLVLVSRLIFSRTILVGLNANRMIFYISILELAFNVALSFALVPFLGLSGIAIGTVAAYSLEKALLCWYLYRKFGIGIGQYTDMRWYLAYSALLILSFVAAFLR
- a CDS encoding MBL fold metallo-hydrolase — translated: MIQYRTPNVTVFESALYRTTSTVLQTEDIVLVVDPSWLPAEVSRIRQFVQESRRGRPLYLLFTHSDYDHILGWQAFPEATAIASKAFVNNPNKEETLEQIRQFDEEYYIRRNYPIAYPEVDIVISEDGQVAELGQTRMRFFPAPGHTADGLFTLVENTATWIAGDYLSNMEFPFVYDSSLAYEETLQKAQRIIEAYEPALLIPGHGDATSRPAEMRWRCTESLEYLHNLRQAARSGEPFPEEKLWKRYGNKRGLAGPHRENLEFVRKEMEGS
- a CDS encoding arginase family protein, translated to MNKAEKAGKFNPDAPRQRNGHFMGLPFTEAEAEVVLLSAPWGSGIHLDSNASTAAANILEASYLLSPYDPDAPQAGLCLRLPEEPMAERCRQLLEKTASVTLFAENGKASPKDGYVQTSFEEIDKEIAVLQKWLKQEANALLDQKKRVGLIGGDSSAQLGLLQALAERYTEFGILHLGARMGLNASWPGPACSPETLFAHALHFDSLKQLSLAGIRCAFPQEEKTAHSREHISVFHDHDIRRRLYRGHAFSQICGDIIRGLPDRVYLSFDIDALKPQYGPNASHTMPGGFEIEEALYLVKRLLDAELEIIGFGLCGVAGLGHARDGQAGALLAYRLGNLMGVSGLVE
- a CDS encoding saccharopine dehydrogenase family protein; translation: MSKVLIIGAGGVGRVVAYKCAQHPEVFSEILLASRTQSKCDDIVADVKRDTGHSKMQTAKVDAGNVPELVQLIRKFEPKMVIHVALPYQDLTIMDACLETGVHYLDTANYEPKDEAKFEYSWQWAYQDRFKEKGLLAVLGCGFDPGVTSIFTARAAKHHFDEIHYLDIVDCNAGDHGKAFATNFNPEINIREVTQKGRYYENGKWVETEPHEISRMLTYPEIGPKNSFVIYHEELESLVKNFPTLKRARFWMTFGEEYLTHLRVIQNIGMSRIDPVKYKGVDVIPLEFLKAVLPDPGELGENYTGHTSIGCRIRGIKDGKERTYYIWNNCSHEAAYKETGAQGVSYTTGVPAALGAMMMLAGKWAGQGVFNVEEFNPDPFLDQLGQMGLPWEEEFDLDLEMD
- the nspC gene encoding carboxynorspermidine decarboxylase; this translates as MIDYKKIPSPAFVLDEKLLRQNLELIRGVQERAGVSIILALKGFSMWKVFPMVAEYLKGATASSLHEARLIYEEMGVRAHTYSPAYIPEEFEEIKRYSSHLTFNSLNQYHLYKEKLAGASHQISPGLRVNPEYSEVEVDLYNPAAKGSRLGEAPDNFGDSLPAGIEGLHFHTLCESSSYDLEKVLAAFEKHYSRFFPQLKWVNFGGGHLMTRQGYDIDHLVGLLKAFREKHGLEVILEPGSAIAWETGDLVSTVLDITNNRGVKTAIVDVSFTAHMPDTLEMPYRPRIAGATDVQPGKPAYRIGGVSCLAGDYMEAYSFEKELQIGHQVIFKDMIHYTMVKTSTFNGVRHPSICIWHEDGTLEVVRAFGYEDFKGRLS
- the prmC gene encoding peptide chain release factor N(5)-glutamine methyltransferase, coding for MTIDQAYHQLTATLEKLYAPGEAKSIARIVFEDAFNIYNFRRQDALPPEQATHLQQMTTRLLAHEPVQYILGMADFYDLKFKVDARVLIPRPETEELVHWMLETLEKKELKILDIGTGSGCIPIALKKHRPEWEAWAIDISPEALELAKENARLNGVEVSFQQVDILDEAQWAGLGRFDAIVSNPPYIPEREAGLMPENVKRYEPRQALFVGNEDPLVFYRAIALLASQHLRPRGWLFFETNEFNAAEVAEIVRNQGFKEVELKQDLSKKERMVRGRGGMMFDV